One region of Dokdonia sp. 4H-3-7-5 genomic DNA includes:
- a CDS encoding DUF2147 domain-containing protein: MKKHITLLMLLFFAVSIQAQQGTIFGQWKTIDDETGEAMSIIEIYKKDDKVFGKIIDILNPANRDKTCIYCKGEDYDKPLIGLDIIKSLEKDDDEYEGGTIFDPEKGKEYKAKLWIDEDDKNILNVRGYIAFLFRTQQWVRR, translated from the coding sequence ATGAAAAAACACATAACCCTACTTATGCTGCTATTTTTTGCAGTGAGCATACAAGCGCAACAAGGAACTATTTTTGGTCAATGGAAAACTATAGATGATGAGACTGGTGAGGCAATGTCAATCATAGAAATCTATAAAAAGGATGATAAAGTATTTGGTAAGATTATAGATATATTAAATCCAGCAAATCGTGACAAGACTTGTATTTACTGTAAAGGTGAAGACTATGATAAACCACTCATAGGTCTTGATATCATTAAGAGTCTTGAAAAAGATGATGACGAATATGAGGGAGGAACTATTTTTGATCCAGAAAAAGGAAAGGAATATAAAGCTAAATTATGGATTGACGAGGATGATAAAAACATCTTAAACGTACGAGGGTATATAGCATTCTTGTTTAGAACGCAACAGTGGGTAAGACGCTAG